One part of the Rutidosis leptorrhynchoides isolate AG116_Rl617_1_P2 chromosome 1, CSIRO_AGI_Rlap_v1, whole genome shotgun sequence genome encodes these proteins:
- the LOC139899825 gene encoding uncharacterized protein, whose protein sequence is MGPKRTMLDFFKPTNVDNNQSQSETNNVMEDGANNPQSIVDDEIIMEESPRIETEKKNDTSNLGDINLDSLVRDPCLRPSFMDYPINQHDKIRRAYVKHGPYQLRKSKYVQSLSSSNSGNRSFQQAWFSKFWWLEYSEIIDAAYLFPCYLFYKNPIGRAGSETFIKKGFRNWKKVNCGQDCSFLKHEGKTSASAHNYYVRCYENLKNQLCHIENVIEKQTNQEIADNRLRVRTSIEMIKWLIVQACALRGHDERPGSKNQGNFLELIKLVASYNNDVEKVVLENDPQNARCTSPDVQKEILQIFATNVQKSIREEIGNAKFCLIVDECRDESKKEQMVIVVRFVHRDGYVKERFLDLVHVKDTSAITLKDEILSSLSFHKLDVQDIRGQGYDGAMLREIAVNGSTPSQKGDASFALTELLSFDFVFVMHLMKKIMRKTDKLCQAFNVNLKI, encoded by the exons ATGGGTCCAAAAAGAACAATGCTTGACTTTTTCAAGCCAACAAATGTTGATAATAATCAATCGCAATCGGAAACAAATAATGTTATGGAAGATGGTGCTAATAATCCACAATCAATTGTGGATGATGAAATCATTATGGAAGAATCTCCCAGaattgaaactgaaaaaaaaaatgatacatCAAATTTAGGGGATATAAATTTGGATTCATTGGTTCGAGATCCATGTTTGCGACCTTCTTTCATGGATTATCCAATTAACCAACATGACAAGATCAGAAGAGCATATGTTAAACATGGACCTTATCAACTGCGTAAGTCAAAGTATGTTCAAAGTTTGAGTAGCTCAAATAGTGGTAATAGAAGCTTTCAACAAGCTTGGTTTAGTAAATTTTGGTGGTTAGAATATTCTGAGATAATTGATGCTGCATATTTATTTCCATGTTACTTATTTTATAAGAATCCTATTGGAAGAGCAGGTTCTGAAACATTCATCAAGAAAGGGTTTAGAAATTGGAAAAAGGTTAATTGTGGCCAAGATTGTTCTTTCCTCAAACATGAAGGTAAAACTTCAGCTTCAGCTCATAATTATTATGTGAGATGTTACGAAAATTTAAAAAATCAATTATGTCATATAGAGAATGTTATAGAGAAACAAACAAATCAAGAGATAGCTGATAATAGGCTTCGAGTTAGAACATCGATTGAGATGATTAAATGGCTTATAGTGCAAGCTTGCGCTCTTAGAGGTCATGATGAGCGACCTGGTTCAAAAAATCAAGGAAATTTCCTTGAATTGATAAAGTTAGTTGCCTCTTATAACAACGATGTTGAGAAAGTCGTGTTAGAAAATGATCCTCAAAATGCAAGATGTACTTCTCCAGATGTGCAAAAAGAAATTTTACAAATTTTTGCTACAAATGTTCAAAAATCGATTCGTGAAGAAATTGGAAATGcaaagttttgtttaatagttgatgAGTGTCGAGATGAATCTAAAAAGGAGCAAATGGTAATTGTTGTGAGATTTGTTCACCGAGATGGGTACGTTAAGGAGAGGTTTTTAGACTTGGTTCATGTAAAAGATACAAGTGCGATAACTTTAAAAGATGAAATCTTGTCTTCTTTATCTTTTCATAAGCTTGATGTTCAAGATATTCGAGGCCAAGGATATGATGGAGCTA TGCTACGTGAAATTGCTGTTAATGGGTCTACTCCTTCTCAAAAAGGTGATGCTTCTTTTGCTCTTACAGAATTATTGTCATTTGATTTTGTGTTTGTTATGCATTTGATGAAGAAGATAATGAGAAAAACTGATAAGCTTTGTCAAGCTTTCAACGTAAATCTTAAGATATAG
- the LOC139899832 gene encoding uncharacterized protein codes for MTKNYKDIIRSRSKKDNVTVEHHYRVDVFIGAIDSQLQELNSRFSESVTELLQLNVALDPRKPFIKDDICKLAKTFYPSDFTEQEVLLLKVELQHYELDVPNHLELIQLILTLSVSTATSERAFSSMKIVKTRLRSTMGDDFLKNCLILYIERDIVETFSTYEIIDDFAFKKPRCVRLQMPMVTQ; via the exons ATGACAAAGAATTACAAAGACATAATTCGATCTCGTTCAAAAAAAGACAATGTGACTGTCGAACATCATTACCGAGTTGATGTGTTCATTGGTGCTATTGATAGTCAGTTGCAAGAGTTGAACTCTAGATTTAGTGAGTCAGTGACAGAACTTCTTCAACTCAATGTTGCTTTGGACCCAAGAAAGCCCTTCATTAAAGATGATATTTGTAAATTAGCAAAAACTTTTTATCCATCGGACTTTACAGAGCAAGAAGTTCTTCTGTTAAAAGTTGAGCTACAACATTATGAGCTAGATGTGCCTAATCATCTCGA ATtaattcaacttatattaactcttTCGGTTTCAACTGCAACAAGTGAACGAGCTTTCTCTTCAATGAAAATTGTTAAAACAAGACTTCGTAGCACCATGGGTGACGATTTTCTTAAAAACTGTTTGATTCTTTACATTGAGAGGGATATTGTAGAAACCTTTTCTACATATGagataattgatgattttgctttcAAGAAACCTAGATGTGTTCGACTTCAAATGCCCATG GTTACTCAATGA